In Trifolium pratense cultivar HEN17-A07 linkage group LG7, ARS_RC_1.1, whole genome shotgun sequence, a genomic segment contains:
- the LOC123894102 gene encoding PHD finger protein ALFIN-LIKE 3-like yields the protein MEGRGTRSVEEIFEDFKSRRAGIIKALTTDVEDFYRQCDPEKENLCLYGLLNEKWEVNLPVEEVPPELPEPVLGINFARDGMQEKDWLSLVAVHSDTWLLSLAFYFGARFSFDKTDRKRLFNLINELPTVYEVVTGAAKKQVKEKSSVSNNSGSKSKSSSKARAPETQSRQPKAAVQPKDEEEGLEEHDEDEHGEAMCGACGDSNGADEFWICCDICEKWFHGKCVKITPARAEHIKQYKCPSCSSNKRAR from the exons atgGAAGGTCGAGGAACTCGTTCCGTTGAAGAAATTTTTGAGGATTTCAAAAGCCGTAGAGCTGGAATCATCAAAGCCCTAACCACTG ATGTTGAAGATTTCTACAGACAATGTGATCCTG AGAAGGAGAATCTGTGCTTATATGGATTACTTAATGAGAAGTGGGAAGTGAATTTACCTGTTGAAGAAGTTCCTCCGGAGCTTCCTGAGCCTGTGCTGGGCATCAACTTTGCTAGAGATGGGATGCAAGAGAAAGACTGGCTATCTTTAGTTGCTGTTCATAGTGATACATGGTTGCTTTCCCTTGCATTCTACTTTGGAGCCAgattttcatttgataaaactGACAG GAAACGTCTATTCAATTTGATTAATGAACTACCAACAGTATATGAAGTTGTTACTGGTGCAGCAAAGAAACAAGTTAAAGAGAAGTCTTCAGTCTCAAACAACAGTGGCAGCAAGTCTAAGTCCAGTTCTAAAGCG CGGGCTCCTGAAACTCAGAGTAGACAACCAAAGGCGGCAGTACAGCCAAAAGATGAGGAGGAAGGACTGGAAGAGcatgatgaagatgaacatgGAGAAGCCATGTGCGGGGCTTGTGGTGATAGTAATGGtgctgatgagttctggatctGCTGTGACATATGTGAGAAGTGGTTCCATGGCAAATGCGTGAAGATCACTCCTGCACGCGCAGAACATATCAAGCAGTACAAGTGCCCTTCATGCAGTAGTAACAAGAGAGCTCGCTAG